From a single Terriglobales bacterium genomic region:
- a CDS encoding sodium/proton-translocating pyrophosphatase yields the protein SYEIIPHLAGDDTLWWKLATIISCGTLAGAVIPELVKVFNSVDSAHVKEIVTSSREGGASLNILSGLVAGNFSAYWLGITIVALMGLAHYFASQGLEHVMVAASVFAFGLVAFGFLGMGPVTIAVDSYGPVTDNAQSIYELSLIEQVPNIAAEIKQQNGFEVRFERAKEMLEANDGAGNTFKATAKPVLIGTAVVGATTMIFSIIMALTRGLTVNTDKLSLLHAPFFLGLVTGGAMIFWFAGASIQAVTTGAYRAVEFIKANIKLESAEKASVADSKKVVEICTQYAQKGMFNIFLAVFFGTLAFAFVEPYFFIGYLISIALFGLYQAIFMANAGAAWDNAKKVVETQLRQKGTALHDATVVGDTVGDPFKDTSSVAMNPVIKFTTLFGLLAVELAVSLSQDHADLGLVLAVVFFAISAFFVWRSFYGMRIPLKESR from the coding sequence CTTCGTATGAGATCATCCCGCACCTGGCCGGCGACGACACCTTGTGGTGGAAGCTGGCTACCATCATCTCCTGCGGGACGCTGGCGGGCGCGGTCATCCCCGAGCTGGTCAAGGTCTTCAACTCGGTGGACTCCGCCCACGTCAAGGAAATCGTGACCTCGTCGCGGGAGGGCGGCGCGTCGCTGAACATCCTCTCCGGTCTGGTTGCGGGAAACTTCTCCGCCTACTGGCTGGGCATCACCATCGTGGCGCTGATGGGCCTCGCGCACTACTTCGCCTCCCAGGGGCTGGAGCATGTCATGGTGGCGGCGTCGGTGTTTGCCTTCGGCCTGGTCGCCTTCGGCTTCCTGGGCATGGGCCCGGTCACCATCGCCGTGGATTCCTACGGCCCGGTCACCGACAACGCCCAGTCCATCTACGAGCTCTCGCTCATCGAGCAGGTTCCCAACATCGCGGCGGAGATCAAGCAGCAGAATGGCTTCGAGGTCCGCTTCGAGCGCGCCAAGGAGATGCTGGAAGCCAACGACGGCGCCGGCAACACCTTTAAGGCCACCGCCAAGCCGGTGCTCATCGGGACGGCGGTCGTGGGCGCGACCACCATGATCTTCTCCATCATCATGGCGCTCACCCGGGGCCTCACCGTCAACACCGACAAGCTCTCCCTGCTGCACGCGCCCTTCTTCCTGGGGCTGGTCACCGGCGGCGCCATGATCTTCTGGTTCGCCGGCGCTTCCATCCAGGCAGTGACCACCGGCGCCTACCGCGCGGTGGAGTTCATCAAGGCCAACATCAAGCTGGAGAGCGCGGAGAAGGCGTCGGTGGCCGACTCCAAAAAGGTGGTCGAGATCTGCACCCAATACGCGCAGAAGGGGATGTTCAACATCTTCCTCGCTGTTTTCTTCGGGACCCTGGCCTTCGCCTTCGTGGAGCCCTACTTCTTCATCGGCTACCTGATCTCGATCGCGCTCTTCGGGCTGTACCAGGCCATCTTCATGGCCAACGCGGGCGCGGCCTGGGACAACGCCAAGAAGGTGGTGGAGACCCAACTGCGTCAGAAAGGGACGGCGCTGCACGACGCCACCGTGGTCGGCGATACCGTCGGCGACCCGTTCAAGGACACCTCGTCGGTGGCCATGAATCCCGTGATCAAGTTCACCACGCTCTTCGGCCTGCTAGCCGTCGAACTGGCCGTCAGCCTCTCCCAGGACCACGCGGATCTGGGCCTGGTGCTGGCGGTGGTCTTCTTTGCTATCTCGGCGTTCTTTGTGTGGCGCTCGTTCTACGGCATGCGCATCCCGCTGAAGGAATCGCGCTAG
- a CDS encoding SDR family oxidoreductase, producing the protein METGLKNRAVIVAASSQGMGRATAEAFAAEGARVAMCARNEGTLRAAAEEIRQKHKAEVFAQPLDVTDGEAVARFVEAVAAKFGRVEVCVTNAGGPPAKNFLSLTPEEWRQAVELSFLSVVSFARAAIPYMQKNRWGRFITITSVSVKQPIADLVLSNAVRASVVGLVKSLANEFGKDGILVNNVAPGYTATERLKELAGTRALAAGVSEKEIYERWAADAPVRRLGRPEEIADTIVWLASDRASYITGQTILVDGGIYKGL; encoded by the coding sequence GTGGAAACCGGACTCAAGAACCGCGCAGTCATCGTGGCCGCCTCCAGCCAGGGCATGGGACGGGCCACCGCCGAGGCCTTCGCCGCCGAGGGCGCCCGCGTCGCCATGTGCGCGCGCAATGAAGGGACGCTGCGCGCCGCCGCCGAGGAGATCCGCCAGAAGCACAAGGCCGAGGTCTTCGCCCAGCCGCTCGACGTCACCGATGGCGAGGCCGTCGCGCGCTTCGTTGAGGCCGTAGCTGCAAAGTTTGGCCGCGTGGAAGTCTGCGTCACCAACGCCGGCGGACCGCCGGCGAAGAACTTTCTCTCACTCACGCCCGAAGAATGGCGCCAGGCGGTCGAGCTGAGCTTCCTCAGCGTGGTCAGCTTCGCCCGCGCCGCCATCCCCTACATGCAGAAGAACCGGTGGGGCCGTTTCATCACCATCACCTCCGTCTCGGTGAAGCAGCCCATCGCCGACCTGGTGCTTTCGAACGCGGTGCGCGCTTCGGTGGTCGGCCTGGTGAAGAGCCTGGCCAATGAGTTCGGCAAGGACGGCATCCTGGTGAACAACGTCGCCCCAGGCTACACCGCCACCGAGCGCCTGAAGGAGTTGGCGGGCACGCGCGCCCTCGCCGCCGGTGTCAGCGAGAAGGAGATCTACGAGCGCTGGGCCGCGGACGCCCCCGTGCGCCGCCTGGGCCGACCGGAGGAGATCGCCGACACCATCGTCTGGCTGGCCTCCGACCGCGCCTCTTACATCACCGGCCAGACGATTCTGGTGGACGGCGGCATCTACAAAGGTTTATGA
- a CDS encoding M24 family metallopeptidase produces MQRRKFLKSSSLAAAAAAVASTELARALLRAEDNAGGMPKKSYPPLTGPFRLPAEWHQATTARFQAKLAAKGWDGAIVHTPDNLQYLTGAFATSTERAIWLFIPTKGEPTIFFPGLDRDLWGTWWIKDREWYFDYLHHGGYNAVMWVAGSAENLFEWMLAGLVKRGYGTKRIAFESYGSDDQIESLRKVAPQMRKVWSAPGGILLDMRMVKTAEEIALDRVGMSLHDRMMDFARDYILAHGTDATDFEVAHATEAFGAAELVKYLKLDGRPHTGVGVDVGFSCRTGVATAYPHPNQFFYQRIQRGDAIQIAAGVHIGGYGGEGYRAMQIEGPGVTDLHSKMWDTHNAMTLEQQKLMFPGVRCSKVAEGVLKLAKDAGLEKYVYHRPAHGEGSEGHQAPWMALGDDTVLAENMTFSNEPGLYNPEGGFGYNHSNLVRVTKTGGEQINQTPLTREWCWIKI; encoded by the coding sequence ATGCAGCGTCGCAAGTTCTTGAAGTCATCCTCGCTGGCTGCCGCCGCGGCAGCCGTGGCCTCGACCGAACTCGCCCGCGCTCTGCTGCGCGCCGAAGATAACGCCGGCGGCATGCCGAAAAAGTCCTATCCGCCGCTCACCGGGCCCTTTCGCCTGCCGGCGGAGTGGCACCAGGCCACCACCGCGCGCTTCCAGGCGAAGCTTGCGGCCAAAGGCTGGGACGGCGCCATCGTGCATACACCGGACAACCTCCAGTACCTAACCGGCGCTTTTGCCACCAGCACCGAGCGCGCCATCTGGCTCTTCATCCCCACCAAGGGCGAGCCCACCATCTTCTTTCCCGGGCTCGACCGCGACCTCTGGGGCACGTGGTGGATCAAGGACCGCGAGTGGTACTTCGACTACCTGCACCATGGCGGCTACAACGCGGTGATGTGGGTGGCGGGCAGCGCCGAGAACCTTTTCGAATGGATGCTCGCCGGCCTGGTGAAGCGCGGCTACGGAACGAAGCGCATCGCCTTCGAGAGCTACGGCAGCGACGACCAGATCGAGTCGCTGCGCAAGGTGGCGCCGCAGATGCGAAAAGTGTGGAGCGCGCCCGGCGGCATCCTGCTCGACATGCGCATGGTGAAGACCGCCGAGGAGATCGCGCTCGACCGTGTGGGCATGTCGCTGCACGACCGCATGATGGACTTCGCCCGCGACTACATCCTGGCGCACGGCACCGACGCCACCGACTTCGAGGTCGCGCACGCCACAGAAGCCTTTGGCGCCGCCGAACTGGTGAAGTATCTGAAGCTCGACGGCCGCCCGCACACCGGCGTGGGCGTGGATGTCGGCTTCAGCTGCCGCACCGGCGTGGCTACCGCCTATCCTCATCCCAACCAGTTCTTCTACCAGCGCATCCAGCGCGGCGACGCCATCCAGATCGCCGCCGGGGTCCACATCGGCGGATATGGCGGAGAGGGCTATCGCGCCATGCAGATCGAGGGGCCGGGCGTCACCGACCTGCATTCCAAAATGTGGGATACGCACAACGCCATGACCCTGGAGCAGCAGAAGCTGATGTTCCCGGGCGTGCGCTGCAGCAAAGTGGCCGAGGGCGTGCTCAAGCTGGCCAAGGACGCGGGCCTGGAGAAGTACGTGTATCACCGCCCGGCGCATGGCGAGGGCAGCGAAGGCCATCAGGCGCCATGGATGGCGCTGGGCGACGACACCGTGCTGGCGGAGAACATGACCTTCTCCAACGAGCCCGGCCTCTACAACCCGGAGGGCGGCTTCGGTTACAACCACTCCAACCTGGTGCGCGTGACCAAGACCGGCGGCGAGCAGATCAATCAGACGCCGCTCACCCGGGAGTG